The following proteins are co-located in the Microcystis wesenbergii NRERC-220 genome:
- a CDS encoding STAS domain-containing protein translates to MTVSLRGTREVRDKYQIFRLTGLLDAFSEPTFCKVIEGYVEEGPKDVIISLAQIDFIDSSGLGALVKLVKKAKTEGGSLQIVTNPRVTQTVKLVRLEKFFSLQPTLEAAIEYLEKA, encoded by the coding sequence TTGACCGTCAGCTTGCGAGGCACGCGTGAGGTCAGAGATAAGTACCAAATTTTCCGTTTGACGGGTCTTTTAGATGCCTTTTCCGAACCGACTTTTTGTAAGGTGATCGAAGGCTATGTGGAGGAAGGTCCTAAGGATGTGATTATTAGCCTGGCTCAGATTGATTTTATCGATAGCTCCGGTTTAGGGGCTTTGGTAAAATTGGTGAAAAAGGCCAAAACCGAAGGAGGCAGTTTACAAATTGTTACCAATCCCCGGGTAACTCAAACCGTAAAACTGGTGCGATTGGAGAAGTTTTTTTCCCTGCAACCCACCCTAGAAGCGGCGATCGAATATCTAGAAAAAGCGTAA
- the carA gene encoding glutamine-hydrolyzing carbamoyl-phosphate synthase small subunit, with protein sequence MISSAASQKALLVLADGTVYEGYSFGSKGTTVGEVVFNTGMTGYQEVLTDPSYAGQIVTFTYPELGNTGVNPEDEESIRPQVKGAIAKNICHRPSNWRSSQSLPDYLAAHHVIGIYGIDTRSLTRKIRSVGAMNGAISTEILDYHDLLRLVQAAPSMAGLNLVKEVTTKEVYEWTTPTPSAWEFAPIDSDQEPLTVVAIDFGIKRNILRRLASYGCRVIVVPADTPPEKIAEYNPDGIFFSNGPGDPAAVTEGIALAKELLQGEKPTFGICMGHQILGLSLGAETFKLKFGHRGLNQPCGLQQQVEITSQNHGFAVQEASLNPEVEITHLNLNDRTVAGLKHKSLPFFSVQYHPEASPGPHDADYLFGKFVDLMREAKKDRS encoded by the coding sequence ATGATATCCAGTGCTGCTAGTCAAAAAGCCTTATTAGTTCTAGCCGATGGTACGGTTTACGAGGGTTATTCCTTCGGGTCCAAGGGAACCACCGTCGGCGAAGTTGTCTTTAACACGGGGATGACCGGTTATCAGGAAGTCCTCACCGATCCCAGTTATGCCGGTCAAATCGTCACTTTTACCTATCCGGAATTGGGAAATACGGGGGTTAACCCCGAGGATGAGGAGTCAATTCGTCCCCAGGTGAAAGGAGCGATCGCCAAAAATATCTGCCACCGGCCCAGTAATTGGCGTTCTAGCCAATCCCTACCGGATTATCTGGCCGCTCATCATGTTATTGGCATCTATGGCATCGATACCCGGTCTCTGACCCGCAAAATTCGCTCGGTTGGGGCGATGAATGGGGCAATTTCTACGGAAATACTCGATTATCATGATTTACTGCGGCTGGTGCAGGCGGCCCCCAGTATGGCGGGGTTAAATCTCGTTAAAGAAGTTACCACCAAGGAAGTGTACGAATGGACGACTCCCACCCCGTCCGCCTGGGAATTTGCGCCAATTGATAGTGATCAAGAACCGTTAACGGTGGTGGCGATCGATTTTGGCATCAAACGCAATATTCTCCGACGTTTAGCCAGCTACGGTTGTCGGGTGATTGTGGTTCCCGCTGACACTCCCCCGGAAAAAATCGCCGAATATAATCCCGATGGTATTTTCTTTTCTAACGGACCGGGAGATCCGGCGGCTGTCACCGAAGGTATTGCCCTAGCCAAGGAACTTTTACAAGGGGAAAAACCCACTTTTGGCATCTGTATGGGTCATCAAATTTTAGGGCTATCCCTAGGAGCAGAAACCTTTAAACTGAAATTTGGTCATCGCGGGTTAAATCAACCCTGTGGACTCCAGCAACAGGTGGAAATTACCAGTCAGAATCACGGTTTTGCCGTGCAGGAAGCCTCTTTAAACCCGGAAGTGGAGATTACCCATCTCAACCTCAATGATCGCACCGTAGCGGGTTTAAAACACAAGTCTCTGCCCTTTTTCTCGGTACAATACCACCCCGAAGCCAGTCCTGGCCCCCACGATGCCGATTATCTGTTTGGCAAATTTGTTGATTTAATGCGGGAAGCAAAAAAGGATCGGTCGTAA